DNA from Kitasatospora acidiphila:
TCCTTGCGGGCCGGATCGGCCAGTCGAGGGAAGACGACGATCGAATCGCCGTCGTAGCGCGGCACGACGTGGATGTGGAAGTGGAAGACGGTCTGATGAGCGGCCCGGCCGGTGGCGTGGACCAGGTTGATGCCGGACGCGCCGCAGGAGTCCTGCAGAGAGTTCGCCACCTGCTTCGCAGCCGCCATGACGTGCTGGAACGACTCTTCCGGGATGTCGGAGAGGTCCCGGTAGTGCTGCTTGGGAACGACGAGGACGTGCCCGTA
Protein-coding regions in this window:
- a CDS encoding HIT family protein produces the protein MSLTFDPQWLSRYPAQDSVANAESSCVFCGIVRGEVDAHVVAETADTVCFLDHLPATYGHVLVVPKQHYRDLSDIPEESFQHVMAAAKQVANSLQDSCGASGINLVHATGRAAHQTVFHFHIHVVPRYDGDSIVVFPRLADPARKDEVAQRLRTALNNPLPPMAEAESSQS